CTTCCTATACACgcatttctatctttttttttttttttttttttaataccatCATGAAACGAATCCATCTTGTAAGCTGAGGTCATCCTCTGACCCAGATATTGAAGGGTTCCACGCGTTCTCAGGCCGCTCTAAGCCTCGTCGCTCCAGTTTCCTGTCCGGACAGTGGTGGCAGAAACAAATGGCCATTGTGACGGGTTCCTTTAATGTGGGAGCGGCATCCATGTGCTGGCATGCTACCCCACTGAAAAACATCAAAGAGGCCGTCCTCACCCGTTCTCCATCGGCAGGCGGAGGCCCAGAAGCAGAATGTTCTAGCAGGTTAAGGAGTCGCGGCGTTGGTTTGAGACGGACGTTGGCTTCTTTCCAGAGTGCAGCTTTGATGGTTTTTTAGTTGGGGGACTTCGCCGCTGCACAGATGAAATTCTTGGATCTGCCATGAATTTTCGGCCGGGACCAAACCTGCCACGGCCTCCAGACGGTGGAGGTCAGATGTGACCCAAAACGCACCCGCTTCCGCGTCTGCACCGAACCCTCAGGAAACTGGAAATCGCACCATTAGCTGAGTCAGTTCGGTCTTTCTTATGGGAAATGGTCTCTGAGGACTAAAACTGGAAACTAATTCACGAGAACTGAACCGGATTGaatccaaccaaattaagtcgaCTCggtcgcttttttttttttcgcagtgcaaacgccgccatgttgaaaccagacaTCTGTAAAAGTTGTTTGGTCCGAGTTGaactgagtcaatgtttctgtgGCAACTGCTTTGGCCAACCAGGAAGGAGCTTtctggaaggccacacccctactgCTTGAAGGCGGGCTACATCAAATCCGTCAAGTTTTGAACAATGGACGTGGGGGCCAGAAGGGtccgcctacttttattgaggcatctgattggtcaattttataacttgaaatattaaaaaaattagaaaaaaaggggATTATCAAGATGTTTACCAATAGGACTAACAGTCACTactctgtagaagtctatgggatgttggctccttggagccagcagatacttcctgtttggaacaccaggagaactcagtccagttctcattacAGTCCATGGTTCAGACTCGATGGCTCTTTCTTGCCAACAGTCAAAGTCCAGTAGCAGAGATTGTTATCCAAAGGTGTGGGCCGGTGGAGGATGGGTCAGGATGGCGCCGGAAACCTCAAGATTgaatttttcttaattttaccAGAGGGTTCTGTATTTTTATCcctttttggaaataaaattgtaaatttgaattGGTTAGATTTGCGCTCACAGTCATGAAACTCACCTTCATCTTCTGCTCCGTTTGGATTCTTCCAGGACTGCAGCAGGCGTGTCTGCATCTCGAACATCCAAGCTGACTGCAACCACAacaaaagctgctgctgctgtcaaaaCAGCTGTTTCTAAAAGTGCTGCAGCACCACCTACTGGCAGGACCGCAGCAGCACAGCCTCCTAAAGCCGCTGCTGCTAAGAAAGGTGAGGCAGACCTTTGTCTGGATGATTCTGTCCGATGTGgtttgtttataaatgttttccaGAGTTATTATGAATATTTTTGAACACATTTCTCATTCGCCAGATGTCGGTCGGCCGCCTGCTGCCCCTGCGGTCAAGAAACCTGCGGGAGCGACGGCGTCTCCTGCTGCCAGGAAGCAGGAAGCTTCTAAACCTGCAGCCGCATCCAAGGCCAGCGCAGTCCCCAAAGAGACCGCCGCCGCCACCAAAGCGGTGGACAACAAATCCAAACCGCCTCCACCTGCAAAGCTTAACGCCGCAAAGAAACCCGCCGCTGCTGGGCGCCTCCCTGCAgtgaagaagcccctcccctcTCAAACCCCACCTGCATCTCCAGCCAACAAACCTGCAAAAAGCAGCACCCCCAAGACCAAAGGCGGAGCCAGGCCCGTTCAGACGGTGGCGCCGTTCAGCTCCACAAAGAGGAGCCGCGTTCCAGGGGCGgcggcggctgctgctgctgctgcagcacctGAGGCTCCGAGCGCCTCAGCGAGCGCGGCTGAAGATCCACCTGCAGGCGCCGCTGCAGAGGCGCCCTCAGCGCAGGAACCCCCCCAGACTGCCTCTTCATCAGAGGAGGCCCCCACCCTCCAGTCAGCCACTCCTGCCTCACCGACACCAGAGCAGAGTGCGTCTGCAGCCACGGCAACCCCGCCTGACAAAGCCCCACCCATGTCTTCCTGCCCCCACCCAACGCCGGGCGCCATTACCCAGGCCCCTCCTGCTGCCAATCtaaatgaagaggaggaggaggaggagaaggagggaaGTCAGCTGGTCTCCGTGTCTGAAATGAGCGGAACCACGCAGCCCACAGAGGAGTCCCGGCCGGACTCGGCCGGACCGGTGGGGGCGTCGGCCTGGAGAGCTGGCGGCGCCCTGCTGTCAGAGCTGGACTCTGAGGACGTGAGCGGCAGCCAGCAGGGGGCGTCCGAGCTGAGCGCGCCGGGCGTCTTGGAGGGAACGGAGAGCACGGACGACCTGGGCGACGGCAGCCTCAAAGGCGCCATGGACATGGAAGGCGCCTCGGCGGGGTCACCTGACTTTGAGAAGGTCCCTGACATTCCGGTCATCGACTTCGATGAAGACGAGGACGACAGCGACCGCGTGTGCGACATGGACGTGGGCTCCGAGAAGACGGACGAACCGCGGAGGCCGCGGCACGACAACGACatggacgaggaggaggaggacgacgaAGACGTGGAGATGGCGAGTGAGGGGGTGACGGAGAGCGGGCTGGAGAGCTACGGAAATGCAGACGAAGATGACTTTGCTGAAGATGAACGGCTGGATAACCTGAACAGAGAGGCTCCGCCTCCGCCGCCTCTGCTGCCCTCCGCCCCGGCTGCTCAGTGGGACCAGCCAAACCCCTTCGCTGATCCGTGGGCAGAACCTTTCCAGACCAAGCAGGCTGTTCAACCTGCCGCAGAACCCCTGCTGGGGGACTGTGTGGCTCCGCCCCCAACCGCAATCCAGGCGTGGCCAGACGCCGCTTCGTTTGTTCCTGAAAAACAGAACTCTCCCCAGCGTCCTTCTGCCGAAGCGCCAGAAAAGTCCCAGTCAGGCAACCTGAACAGCGAGTCCGGCACACCTGAGGATGACATCAGCCGTGACGGAAAGCTCCGCCCTCCAGGTGGGCAGGCCAATGCAGACCGGGGCGCTGATGTAGAGGAGGGAGAAAAGGAgacggaggaggaagaggaggagcctgAACCAGAGACTCTTCCTGCTGACGAAGTCCTGGGGGGCCCTGCTACGGCGCCCACCTCCGCCCCCTCCTCATCCACGACGACAGAGGATGAAGCGAGCGACACGGAGGGCGAAGCTCAGCTGGAGGACTCGCTGGTCGCTTCAGCcgtgatgaagatgaagtttGACGGCCAGCCTCTGGCCCAGCGCTGCCTGTCCACGGTGGAAGAGGGGGTCGAGGAAGAGGGGGCCGTCGCCCCCGCCGCCGCTGAAGACACCACCTCGCCCTCCGCTGCCTCGTTGGCGTCGTACGGGTTCGACTCCGCGACCACGCCTTCAAACTCCAACGCCCAGTCGACCGGGGAGAGCTGCGTGAGGAGCCCCGGCATCTTCTCGCTGGAGGAGCTCTCCGAGGAGGCGAAGGAGCCCCCGACCGAGCAGCAGTACATGGAGTGCAGGAAGCAGGACGGAGATGCAGCGGAGGTCTCGGGGGGAGGCCCGCATCCCCCATCCAGCTTGGAGAACCCGGCGGAGAACGTGCAGCCTCTGTATTACTCTATCTGTGAAAAGACTGAGGACTCTTTAGCAGGTAACGTATAGCTGTCACCCGGTAAAACCCCGTTCCCCCTTTGGccctcctccagcttctcctctTCATCGGTTGTTGTTGTCAgtctggggggggtgggggtggatttgaacccagttaatcagaaaaacagagagcaaaataaaacctaaaaagcAAAACCGCCCGGCTGAAATCCCACAAAAAAGGCTTTATTTCCTGTATGTGCAATCGGCTGCTCGGCTGCGGCTGCTCGGCTGCGGCTGCTCGGCTGCGGCTGCTCGGCTGCGGCTGCTCGGCTGCGGCTGCTCGGCTGCGGCTGCTCAGTTGGATGAAGATGCAGAACACTGACGCTCTCCTGACCTGACATGAACCTGTCAGGAGCTCCTCAACAGTAAAGTGGCGCCGGAGTTGGATGGTCTCACCGTgttctgctgtgtttgtgtatttaaacgTCAAATAAAGATTAGATTTTTACCATCAAGTCTTCACTTATTACAGGCGAGTCATGAGGGGGTTCtcaattggggggggggggggggggggggttgttattGCAAGTTTCTTTATGCTCCTCCAAGTCTGACTGGAAGCTGAACTTCAGAGACGTGAACTCGGCGGATCCACCGGAGCAGCCAGAGGATCTGCTCCCATGGCGTCTAGATAACGGAGGTtctctgctttttatttatttatttttttcctctgcaccTGCGTGGTTGAGCTTCTGTCTGCATGTCACCGCTGCACAGACGGCGAGCTGCACTTCATCCGGAAGGGCAGGTGCCTTCGGGTCCGGGAAGACCCGGCTGGTTGTGGGTCTGGGTGTGCCTGCTGGGTTCACATGGTGCTTAGCTTGGGTTCCTGCTGCATGGAGCGCTTTTGCATGGATCACAGGTGGACTAACGGCGCtgcgcccccctccccctccccctcaggTACAAGCTTGCTGTGTTTGCTGCAGCTGGTTGCATATACAGGAAGTTTGGCTGCTTCTTTTGCACCAAAAAGTCTCATTTCTAAATTTGTTTTGGAGGTGTCGGCTCCGGTTTTTGCACTTTTGCTCTCTGCAcaaagtcccccccccctcggTCACTCACCTGGGCTCACTTATTTTCCTCAACAGTCTCATTTACCCCAGTTTCTGGGGgtcccccccccaaacacctCTGAAACGGGCTTTTTCGGTTATGGTGGCTTTCATTTTGCTGTTCTACCTGAACGTATGCCCCGCCCCTTTGGCGTCTGTGTGACCTTCTTCCTCTCTGCAGCTTTGCACCCACAGTGGCGGGATCACGCGCCGCTCTCCAGAACCTACTACGACGTGGTCAAGCTGCCCGGCGCCGCCGGCGTCCCGCCCAAACTGACGTGTGCCGACCTCCCGCCCCGGAGCCCCGGCGGGCGGGGGGCCAGCCCGCAGCTCCGCAGGCTGGAGCAGCATCAGCGGCAGCTGCTGGAGCTGCAGCACCGCAGGGAGCAGCAGAGCCGGCCGCTGGAGGAGGCCGagcaggagaggaagaggagggtggaggaggaggagaggaggaagaaggaggaggctgAAGAGGAGATCAAGAGGAACAAGAGGGCGGCGGCGGAGGAGGAGACGAAGCAGAGGAGGGAGCTGGagcttcagctgcagcagcagcagcaggagctgcagcagcggcagcagatCCTGCAGtggcagcaggagctgcaggaggccAGCAAAGGTCAGGCGGTGCTGCTGTCTCCTTCTGGACTCTGCACCATCTATGAAGCTCTGGAGAGcagcgaggaagaggaggacgaaGAACTGGACAACGAGGAGCATCCAGAATCACCGATCGGTGACAGAACGAGACCAGACGAGGACAAACGCTGCTCCTCTCCGTCTGCCGGctctccttctcctccacaCTGCACCCTGTCGTCCAGCAACCCCTCCCGGGAGGAAGAAATGTCCTCCCTTTGCCCCCCCGAGTCCCCAGAACACCCGTCCGCCCTGGACCTGGACTGGGGGCAGAAGGTGGACATAGTCCAGCAGCTGATCAACCAGACGCTCCTGCTGAACGGAGACGGCTGCTCCTCGCTGCTCCTTCTGCCGGGGGGAGCGGGAGGCACCCTGAGCCCCCTGGAGAGCAGCCTGTGGCCCTCCCTGCTGCCCCCCCTCACCCCTCCCTCTGCCACGGTCACCTCCGTCAGCAGCTTCTCCCCCGACGCCACGGGCAGCTCGGCGCAGGGGGAGTGGACGGTGGTGGAGCTGGAGACGCATCACTGAGGCCCCGCCCCCGGGAGGAGGGGCCGAGCTGTTTGCGTCACGCTGCTGCAGCCGCAACCACACACAAAA
The sequence above is a segment of the Oryzias latipes chromosome 1, ASM223467v1 genome. Coding sequences within it:
- the LOC101167096 gene encoding nascent polypeptide-associated complex subunit alpha, muscle-specific form, with the translated sequence MKPDGVAVETAEPAEVAAASEPSSMQENVVEEVPSHLGAAANSAPHEAPKTNGKPGTVDPKAKTKKSGNRPPPAASTGLSGSRPGTNSHRPVREVKPASPLAKKTATTTTTASKTTAGVVPKKHAGVAAVSSTGKNPTRAPAGAARPSAPTVPNGAKPANVNGTMGKKTAANSANGAKPKTAAAAGRTLTSTAPKPGPLATTKPVGAAASKATRTAAGVSASRTSKLTATTTKAAAAVKTAVSKSAAAPPTGRTAAAQPPKAAAAKKDVGRPPAAPAVKKPAGATASPAARKQEASKPAAASKASAVPKETAAATKAVDNKSKPPPPAKLNAAKKPAAAGRLPAVKKPLPSQTPPASPANKPAKSSTPKTKGGARPVQTVAPFSSTKRSRVPGAAAAAAAAAAPEAPSASASAAEDPPAGAAAEAPSAQEPPQTASSSEEAPTLQSATPASPTPEQSASAATATPPDKAPPMSSCPHPTPGAITQAPPAANLNEEEEEEEKEGSQLVSVSEMSGTTQPTEESRPDSAGPVGASAWRAGGALLSELDSEDVSGSQQGASELSAPGVLEGTESTDDLGDGSLKGAMDMEGASAGSPDFEKVPDIPVIDFDEDEDDSDRVCDMDVGSEKTDEPRRPRHDNDMDEEEEDDEDVEMASEGVTESGLESYGNADEDDFAEDERLDNLNREAPPPPPLLPSAPAAQWDQPNPFADPWAEPFQTKQAVQPAAEPLLGDCVAPPPTAIQAWPDAASFVPEKQNSPQRPSAEAPEKSQSGNLNSESGTPEDDISRDGKLRPPGGQANADRGADVEEGEKETEEEEEEPEPETLPADEVLGGPATAPTSAPSSSTTTEDEASDTEGEAQLEDSLVASAVMKMKFDGQPLAQRCLSTVEEGVEEEGAVAPAAAEDTTSPSAASLASYGFDSATTPSNSNAQSTGESCVRSPGIFSLEELSEEAKEPPTEQQYMECRKQDGDAAEVSGGGPHPPSSLENPAENVQPLYYSICEKTEDSLAALHPQWRDHAPLSRTYYDVVKLPGAAGVPPKLTCADLPPRSPGGRGASPQLRRLEQHQRQLLELQHRREQQSRPLEEAEQERKRRVEEEERRKKEEAEEEIKRNKRAAAEEETKQRRELELQLQQQQQELQQRQQILQWQQELQEASKGQAVLLSPSGLCTIYEALESSEEEEDEELDNEEHPESPIGDRTRPDEDKRCSSPSAGSPSPPHCTLSSSNPSREEEMSSLCPPESPEHPSALDLDWGQKVDIVQQLINQTLLLNGDGCSSLLLLPGGAGGTLSPLESSLWPSLLPPLTPPSATVTSVSSFSPDATGSSAQGEWTVVELETHH